One stretch of Bordetella avium DNA includes these proteins:
- a CDS encoding MBL fold metallo-hydrolase, which yields MSKQFASHADLDDKVVSFEKLSDNAYAYTAEGDPNTGVIIGDEAVMVIDTQATPVMAQDVIRRIREVTDKPIKYVLLSHYHAVRVFGASAYQAQEILASRDTWDLIAERGEQDKASEIGRFPRLFRNAESIPPGLVWPTMTFKGEMTVNLGNLEVKLLQVGRGHTKGDTIAWLPEQKILFAGDLVEYQSTPYCGDAYFRDWPTTLDALSGFAAEKMVPGRGPALKNAEEVRKGLAGTRAFLTDLYGAVNRGVADGKDLKTIYREVYDFMKPRYSDWVIFDHCMPFDVSRAYDEAQGITDPRIWTDKRDIEMWQQLEG from the coding sequence ATGAGCAAGCAATTCGCATCCCACGCCGATCTTGACGACAAGGTCGTGTCATTTGAGAAGCTGTCGGATAACGCCTACGCCTACACGGCTGAAGGCGATCCGAACACCGGCGTGATCATCGGCGACGAGGCGGTGATGGTGATCGACACCCAGGCCACGCCGGTGATGGCGCAAGACGTGATCCGGCGCATTCGCGAAGTGACGGACAAACCGATCAAATACGTCCTGCTGTCGCACTATCATGCGGTGCGGGTGTTTGGAGCCTCGGCCTATCAGGCTCAGGAAATCCTGGCCAGCCGCGATACCTGGGATCTGATCGCCGAACGCGGCGAGCAGGACAAGGCCAGCGAGATCGGCCGTTTCCCGCGCCTGTTCCGCAATGCAGAGTCCATTCCGCCTGGCTTGGTCTGGCCCACCATGACGTTCAAGGGTGAGATGACGGTCAATCTGGGTAATCTGGAAGTCAAGCTCTTGCAGGTGGGCCGCGGCCATACCAAGGGCGACACGATTGCCTGGCTGCCCGAGCAGAAAATCCTGTTTGCCGGCGATCTGGTCGAGTACCAATCCACCCCCTATTGCGGCGACGCCTATTTCCGCGACTGGCCCACGACGCTGGATGCCTTGTCGGGCTTTGCCGCCGAGAAGATGGTGCCCGGCCGTGGTCCGGCGCTGAAGAACGCCGAAGAAGTGCGCAAGGGGCTGGCGGGCACGCGCGCCTTCCTGACCGATCTGTACGGCGCGGTCAACCGCGGCGTGGCCGACGGCAAGGATCTCAAGACGATTTATCGCGAGGTCTATGACTTCATGAAGCCGCGCTACAGCGATTGGGTGATCTTCGATCACTGCATGCCTTTCGATGTGTCGCGCGCCTATGACGAAGCGCAGGGCATCACCGATCCGCGCATCTGGACCGATAAGCGCGACATCGAGATGTGGCAGCAGCTCGAAGGCTGA
- the mutM gene encoding bifunctional DNA-formamidopyrimidine glycosylase/DNA-(apurinic or apyrimidinic site) lyase produces the protein MPELPEVETTRRGIDPVITGQTLRRLVVREPRMRWPIPADLPSLLTDRPVLATGRRGKYLLLRFEHGVQIVHLGMSGSLRRVAMDEAPRKHDHVDWVFDHAILRLHDPRRFGAVLWHPNTDGPVEAHPLLIGLGIEPFDPRFDGKWLHDHFRDKRVAVKQALLAGHAVVGVGNIYASECLFRAGIDPRTPAGKLSRPRCERLAQAVRATLADALASGGSTLRDYVGASGEPGAYFAIHAAVYERAGLACRVCGTPIRRLVQGQRATYFCPHCQKR, from the coding sequence ATGCCGGAACTGCCTGAAGTAGAAACCACGCGCCGGGGAATCGACCCTGTCATCACCGGCCAGACACTGCGCCGCCTTGTCGTACGGGAGCCACGCATGCGCTGGCCCATCCCCGCCGACCTGCCCTCCCTCCTGACAGACCGCCCGGTGCTGGCCACCGGCCGCCGCGGCAAATACCTGTTGCTGCGCTTTGAGCACGGCGTGCAGATCGTGCATCTGGGCATGTCGGGTTCGCTACGCCGGGTAGCCATGGACGAGGCGCCACGCAAGCACGATCACGTCGATTGGGTCTTTGATCACGCCATCCTGCGGCTGCACGATCCGCGCCGCTTTGGCGCCGTGCTCTGGCATCCCAACACCGACGGGCCCGTCGAGGCGCATCCCCTGCTGATCGGCCTGGGCATTGAACCCTTTGATCCGCGTTTTGACGGCAAATGGCTGCACGATCACTTTCGTGACAAGCGGGTCGCCGTGAAACAGGCCCTGCTGGCTGGCCATGCCGTGGTCGGCGTGGGCAATATCTACGCATCGGAGTGCCTGTTCCGGGCGGGGATCGACCCACGCACGCCTGCCGGCAAGCTGTCGCGCCCGCGCTGCGAACGGCTGGCCCAGGCCGTGCGCGCTACGCTGGCCGATGCCCTGGCTTCGGGCGGCAGCACCCTGCGCGATTACGTCGGGGCGTCGGGCGAGCCGGGCGCTTATTTCGCCATCCATGCGGCGGTTTACGAGCGCGCCGGACTGGCTTGCCGGGTGTGCGGCACCCCGATCCGGCGCCTCGTGCAGGGGCAGCGGGCTACGTATTTCTGTCCCCATTGCCAAAAACGGTAA
- a CDS encoding LysR family transcriptional regulator, whose product MNKGGVVDALRKLDLNLLVVFQHLLEERNISAVARRLDLSQPAVSNALRRLRLAFGDELFVRTAQGMLPTPLAEGMGGQVSEALSLLSHLADAAQPFDPATSQRRLRIAMSDAGEIHFMPTLMELCARHAPGVRIDSLRCTDLQRELDTGRVDLALGAFDGLGSGIVQRMLFRQGYATLFRAGHPRAYAGMSARAFRAEQHLVVSRAAPDGQINQALERAGVVLQEQFSVPHFAAVPYIVSTTDLLATVPEKLAASAAPRFGLQVLTLPIKVPLLQTNLYWHRRFQRDGANQWLRGLIIDTFADRA is encoded by the coding sequence ATGAATAAAGGGGGGGTGGTGGACGCCCTGCGAAAACTCGATCTCAATCTCCTGGTGGTGTTCCAGCACCTGCTCGAAGAGCGCAATATCTCGGCGGTCGCCCGCCGGCTCGATCTGTCGCAGCCTGCCGTCAGCAATGCCCTGCGCCGTTTACGCCTGGCCTTTGGTGACGAGCTTTTCGTTCGTACTGCGCAGGGCATGTTGCCGACCCCCCTGGCCGAAGGCATGGGCGGGCAGGTCAGCGAGGCCTTGTCGTTGTTGTCGCATCTGGCCGATGCGGCCCAGCCCTTTGATCCGGCGACCAGCCAGCGGCGGCTGCGCATTGCCATGTCCGATGCGGGCGAGATTCACTTCATGCCTACGCTCATGGAGCTGTGCGCCCGTCATGCGCCTGGGGTGCGGATTGATTCGCTGCGCTGCACCGATCTGCAACGTGAGTTGGATACCGGCCGTGTGGATCTCGCCTTGGGCGCCTTCGACGGCCTGGGCAGCGGCATCGTGCAACGCATGCTGTTCCGTCAGGGGTATGCGACCTTGTTTCGCGCCGGTCATCCGCGGGCCTATGCCGGCATGAGCGCGCGGGCCTTTCGCGCCGAGCAGCACCTGGTGGTGTCGCGGGCTGCGCCCGACGGGCAGATCAACCAGGCGCTGGAGCGGGCTGGCGTGGTGCTGCAAGAGCAGTTCAGCGTGCCGCATTTCGCGGCCGTTCCCTATATCGTCAGCACCACGGATTTGCTGGCCACGGTGCCGGAAAAGCTGGCCGCCAGCGCCGCGCCGCGCTTCGGCCTGCAGGTGCTGACGCTGCCCATCAAAGTGCCGCTTTTGCAAACCAATCTGTACTGGCACCGCCGCTTTCAGCGCGACGGTGCCAATCAATGGTTGCGCGGCCTCATCATCGACACCTTCGCGGATCGTGCCTGA
- a CDS encoding DUF2783 domain-containing protein: MPLTLTPNLAEPDTFYQALIDAHQDLSDEQSREMNAALILVLANHVGDAAVLAQALAVARASVQG, encoded by the coding sequence ATGCCATTGACTCTTACCCCCAATCTGGCCGAGCCGGATACCTTCTATCAGGCGCTGATCGATGCGCATCAGGATCTCAGCGACGAGCAAAGCCGCGAGATGAACGCCGCCCTGATCCTGGTGCTGGCCAACCATGTCGGCGATGCCGCCGTGCTTGCCCAGGCGCTCGCCGTGGCCCGCGCTTCGGTACAGGGCTGA
- the fahA gene encoding fumarylacetoacetase — protein sequence MMTLNETHNPSLKSWVASANTGDSDFPIQNLPFAAFRRRGSQEAFRPGVAIGDAIVDLGALRLARPFDGDAQRALDACADTHLNALMALGPTAWSALRLALSRALREGSAQRALIEPLLVPQAEAEFSTPARIGDYTDFYISLHHATAVGKQFRPDNPLLPNYKWVPIGYHGRASSIGVEQTFARPVGQQRPLNEGEAPQFGPCKRLDYELELALFIGQGNAQGDRITLDAAEHHVFGLGILNDWSARDLQAWEYQPLGPFLAKNFASTISPWVVTLEALAPFRTTWARPEGDPQPLPYLASAANKAEGAFDVQMEVLLSTAQSRAKAAEPARLSRSNFRDAYWNVAQLVTHHTVNGCNLQPGDMMGTGTLSGPQPDEAGSLLELSQGGKHPIALPWGETRTFLKDGDQIIMRAECVKPGYPRIGFGQCVGTVAPARL from the coding sequence ATCATGACCCTGAACGAAACCCACAATCCCAGCCTCAAGAGCTGGGTGGCCAGCGCCAACACCGGCGACAGCGATTTCCCGATTCAGAACCTGCCTTTTGCGGCTTTTCGCCGCCGCGGTTCACAAGAGGCTTTCCGCCCCGGCGTGGCCATCGGCGATGCCATCGTGGATCTTGGCGCCTTGCGCCTGGCCCGTCCCTTTGACGGCGATGCCCAGCGGGCCCTGGACGCCTGCGCCGACACCCATTTGAACGCCCTGATGGCGCTTGGGCCCACGGCCTGGAGCGCGCTGCGCCTGGCGCTGTCGCGGGCGCTGCGTGAAGGATCGGCGCAGCGCGCCCTGATCGAACCCTTGCTGGTGCCGCAGGCCGAAGCCGAATTCAGCACCCCTGCCCGCATCGGCGATTACACCGATTTTTATATTTCGCTGCACCACGCCACGGCGGTGGGCAAGCAATTCCGCCCGGACAATCCCCTGCTGCCCAACTACAAATGGGTGCCTATCGGCTACCACGGGCGCGCCTCGTCGATTGGGGTCGAGCAGACCTTTGCCCGTCCGGTGGGCCAGCAGCGCCCGCTCAATGAAGGCGAGGCGCCGCAGTTCGGCCCCTGCAAACGCCTGGACTACGAGCTTGAGCTGGCCCTGTTCATCGGCCAGGGCAACGCCCAGGGCGATCGCATCACGCTGGATGCGGCCGAACACCATGTATTCGGCCTGGGCATTCTGAATGACTGGTCGGCGCGTGATCTTCAGGCCTGGGAATACCAGCCGCTCGGGCCCTTCCTGGCCAAAAACTTCGCCTCGACGATCTCACCCTGGGTCGTCACGCTGGAGGCCTTGGCGCCTTTCCGCACGACCTGGGCGCGGCCCGAAGGCGATCCGCAACCGCTGCCCTATCTGGCTTCGGCAGCCAACAAGGCAGAAGGGGCCTTCGACGTGCAAATGGAGGTGCTGCTCAGCACCGCGCAGTCGCGCGCCAAGGCCGCCGAACCCGCCCGCCTGTCGCGCAGCAATTTCCGCGATGCCTATTGGAATGTGGCGCAGTTGGTGACGCATCACACCGTCAACGGCTGCAATCTGCAACCCGGCGACATGATGGGCACGGGCACGCTCTCCGGCCCGCAGCCGGATGAAGCCGGCTCGCTGCTCGAACTGAGCCAAGGCGGCAAACACCCCATTGCGCTGCCCTGGGGCGAAACGCGTACCTTCCTGAAAGACGGCGACCAGATCATCATGCGGGCCGAATGTGTCAAGCCTGGTTATCCGCGCATCGGCTTCGGGCAGTGCGTGGGCACGGTGGCTCCGGCTCGCCTCTGA
- the hmgA gene encoding homogentisate 1,2-dioxygenase — protein MPLNYQSGFGNACATEALPGALPQGRNSPQQCPYGLYAEQLSGTAFTAPRSENRRSWLYRIRPGVVHRPFEPYAGAPHWLADFGAGPVTPNQLRWSPLPLPTTPTDFIDGVHTWGGNGGPDEQSGVGIHLYAANQSMKGRFFYNADAEMLLVPQLGRLRLATEMGLLDLEPLEIAVLPRGVRFRVELLDAEARGYLLENFGTALRPPELGPIGSNGLANARDFQMPVAWYEDVEGDFELIAKFTGGFWRAPLTHSPLDVVAWHGTHAPYKYDLRHFNTIGSISYDHPDPSIFTVLTSPSDTPGTANLDFAIFPPRILAMENTFRPPWFHRNIASEFMGLIQGVYDAKAEGFAPGGASLHNCMSGHGPDADTFEKASVADTSKAHYIRDTMAFMFETRRVIRPTRQALASAQLQGDYYRCWQDLKKHFNPEKA, from the coding sequence ATGCCCTTGAATTACCAATCCGGTTTTGGCAACGCTTGCGCCACCGAGGCGCTGCCTGGCGCCCTGCCCCAAGGCCGCAACTCCCCGCAGCAGTGCCCCTACGGGCTTTATGCCGAACAGCTTTCTGGCACGGCATTCACTGCGCCGCGCAGCGAAAACCGCCGCTCCTGGCTGTATCGCATCCGGCCGGGTGTCGTGCATCGCCCGTTTGAACCCTATGCCGGGGCCCCGCACTGGCTGGCCGATTTCGGCGCCGGCCCGGTCACGCCGAATCAATTACGCTGGAGCCCGCTGCCGCTGCCCACCACGCCCACCGACTTCATCGATGGCGTGCACACCTGGGGCGGCAATGGCGGCCCCGATGAGCAAAGCGGGGTGGGCATTCATCTGTATGCCGCCAATCAAAGCATGAAAGGGCGTTTTTTCTACAACGCTGATGCCGAGATGCTGCTGGTGCCGCAACTGGGCCGACTGCGCCTGGCGACCGAAATGGGCCTGCTCGACCTGGAGCCCTTGGAGATCGCCGTGCTGCCGCGCGGCGTGCGCTTCCGCGTCGAGCTTCTCGACGCAGAGGCGCGCGGCTATCTGCTGGAGAACTTCGGTACGGCGCTGCGTCCGCCAGAGCTCGGTCCGATCGGCTCCAATGGCCTGGCCAATGCGCGGGATTTCCAGATGCCAGTGGCCTGGTATGAAGACGTGGAAGGCGATTTTGAACTGATCGCGAAATTCACGGGCGGCTTCTGGCGCGCGCCGCTGACACACTCACCGCTGGACGTGGTGGCCTGGCATGGCACGCATGCCCCTTATAAATACGATCTGCGCCACTTCAATACCATCGGCTCGATCAGCTATGACCACCCTGATCCGTCGATTTTCACGGTGCTCACTTCGCCGTCGGACACGCCGGGAACGGCCAATCTGGACTTCGCCATTTTCCCGCCGCGTATTCTCGCGATGGAAAACACCTTCCGCCCGCCCTGGTTCCACCGCAATATCGCCAGCGAGTTCATGGGGCTGATCCAGGGCGTGTATGACGCCAAGGCCGAGGGTTTCGCTCCCGGCGGCGCCAGCCTGCACAACTGCATGAGCGGCCACGGCCCGGATGCCGATACTTTCGAGAAAGCCAGCGTGGCCGACACCAGCAAGGCCCATTACATCCGTGACACGATGGCCTTTATGTTCGAGACGCGGCGCGTGATCCGCCCGACCCGCCAGGCGCTGGCGTCTGCGCAATTGCAAGGCGACTACTATCGGTGCTGGCAGGATCTGAAGAAACACTTCAACCCCGAGAAAGCCTGA
- a CDS encoding tetratricopeptide repeat protein, with the protein MSQCKMDNYVYKDCATNRTDRVKLSFKQINFGLASLAFALTSLPAITAQAAGPARDATGPRLIEAPRQPETQVIRLHPGQLPDVNLTGDIFYRVIASEIAAQRGLYGPAATTLINLARDTSDPRLARRALEFQLAGGNLPGALEAARLWARLSPGDIEASSTELALSAANGQTKGLAQALRERIEATPDKTGGITQAMSVLSRLNDRRLALRILDEALSDKVRKLPVAHLALADAAQAAGDFTRADSEARAALLADPRSEAAAQRVLEYGAKVDPARAEEAARAFIARNPNARKLRLMLAAQMAERGDYDSAQAELAAMSRSAPEDFDLLFMQAQLAYKAGHLNQARSLLLQYLDVQDQRKQATVAGASDAGAAAADAHVLLARIAEDQGRYDEAIAELERVDDPSMRYAAHMRQAALRARQGRIEDALALVDAAGALDDEEQTLGVLTKAQILRDAGQVDKAAALLAKADKDLPDTVEIKYELAMLSERQGKVAQLEKLLRQVIALDPEHAHAYNALGYTLADRNQRLPEALDLITQALELSPNDPFILDSMGWVKFRMGDLPAAAEYLQRAYALRPEPDIAAHLAEVLYAQGKRSQAEDMLRELHKRNPKNGTVLDTMKRLGVQP; encoded by the coding sequence ATGAGCCAGTGTAAGATGGACAATTACGTGTACAAAGATTGTGCCACCAACCGGACGGACCGCGTGAAGTTGTCGTTCAAACAAATTAATTTTGGATTGGCCTCGTTGGCGTTTGCGCTCACGAGCCTGCCGGCGATCACCGCCCAGGCGGCCGGTCCTGCGCGCGATGCCACGGGCCCCCGCCTGATCGAGGCTCCACGACAGCCCGAAACCCAGGTCATCCGTCTGCATCCGGGCCAGTTGCCGGATGTCAACCTGACTGGCGATATCTTTTATCGTGTCATTGCCTCCGAGATCGCCGCCCAGCGCGGGCTCTATGGTCCGGCGGCCACCACATTGATAAACCTCGCCCGCGACACCAGTGATCCGCGTCTGGCGCGCCGCGCGCTCGAGTTCCAGCTCGCGGGCGGCAATCTGCCCGGCGCGCTGGAGGCGGCCCGTCTCTGGGCGCGCCTGTCGCCCGGCGATATCGAGGCCAGCTCCACCGAACTGGCCTTGTCTGCAGCCAATGGACAGACCAAAGGCCTGGCCCAGGCCCTGCGTGAGCGCATCGAAGCCACCCCCGATAAAACGGGCGGCATCACCCAGGCCATGAGCGTCCTGAGCCGGCTCAATGACCGGCGTCTGGCCTTGCGCATCCTCGATGAGGCGCTTTCGGACAAGGTGCGCAAGCTGCCGGTCGCCCACCTGGCGCTGGCCGACGCGGCCCAGGCCGCTGGCGACTTCACCCGCGCCGACAGCGAGGCGCGCGCCGCGCTGCTTGCCGATCCGCGTTCGGAGGCCGCCGCGCAGCGCGTGCTCGAATATGGCGCCAAGGTTGACCCTGCCCGCGCCGAGGAAGCCGCGCGCGCCTTCATTGCCCGCAATCCCAATGCCCGCAAGCTGCGCCTGATGCTGGCGGCTCAGATGGCCGAGCGCGGCGACTACGACAGTGCGCAAGCCGAGTTGGCCGCCATGTCGCGCAGCGCGCCCGAAGACTTCGATCTGCTCTTCATGCAGGCGCAACTGGCCTACAAGGCCGGGCACCTGAACCAGGCCCGCTCGCTCCTGCTGCAATATCTCGATGTGCAGGATCAGCGCAAACAAGCCACTGTGGCGGGCGCTTCGGATGCCGGCGCCGCCGCGGCCGACGCCCATGTGCTGCTGGCGCGTATTGCCGAAGACCAGGGCCGCTACGACGAGGCCATCGCCGAGTTGGAGCGGGTCGATGATCCGTCCATGCGTTATGCCGCCCACATGCGTCAGGCCGCCCTGCGCGCCCGCCAGGGCCGCATCGAGGATGCGCTGGCTCTGGTCGATGCGGCAGGGGCGCTCGACGACGAGGAGCAGACCCTGGGGGTGCTCACCAAGGCCCAGATCCTGCGCGATGCCGGCCAGGTGGACAAGGCTGCCGCGCTGCTGGCCAAGGCCGACAAAGACCTGCCTGACACCGTCGAAATCAAATATGAGCTGGCCATGCTTTCCGAACGCCAGGGCAAGGTCGCTCAGCTTGAAAAGCTGCTGCGCCAGGTGATCGCGCTCGATCCCGAGCATGCGCATGCCTATAACGCGCTGGGCTACACCCTGGCCGACCGCAATCAGCGTCTGCCAGAGGCCCTGGATCTCATCACCCAGGCGCTGGAGCTTTCGCCCAACGACCCCTTCATTCTCGACAGCATGGGCTGGGTCAAATTCCGCATGGGCGATCTGCCGGCGGCCGCGGAATATTTGCAGCGCGCCTATGCCTTGCGCCCCGAGCCCGACATCGCGGCCCACCTGGCCGAGGTGCTCTACGCCCAAGGCAAGCGCTCGCAGGCCGAAGACATGCTGCGCGAACTCCATAAACGCAACCCCAAGAACGGCACCGTGCTCGACACGATGAAGCGTCTGGGAGTACAGCCTTGA
- a CDS encoding FAD-dependent oxidoreductase, whose protein sequence is MGDIDYQALEFAYQASSDQKADTPAAHQVTIVGAGPVGLTTALDLARRGVRVLVLDDDCRLSTGSRAICFAKRTLEVWDRLGVGQRMVDKGVSWNVGKVFFREGEVWRFDLLPESGHQRPAFINLQQYYAEGYLLEAVQAEPNIELRWKNKVAGVESGDDGVLLAIETPDGPYALRTQWLIACDGARSPIRRLLGLEAHGRIFKDRFLIADVKMTAPFPAERWFWFDPPFHPNQSVLLHRQPDDVWRIDFQLGWNADPVEAVKPANVLPRIRALLGADTPFELEWVSVYTFACERMERFRHGRVVFAGDAAHRVSPFGARGANSGVQDADNLAWKLHRVLDGRSPESLIDSYASEREYAADENILNSSRSTDFITPKSEVSKNFRNAVLNLARDHAFARKLVNSGRLSLPACYENSALNTADEHRFAGAMRPGSVAADAPVESDDARQWWLQMLDGDFTLALFAGEQAPETETLEALAGLADLLLVRPAGAAWTAPEGTRCVTDKEGLLAARYDARPGTCYLIRPDQHIAARRRDTDITALRAALARACGQH, encoded by the coding sequence GTGGGAGACATTGATTACCAGGCGCTGGAATTCGCCTATCAGGCCAGTTCCGATCAAAAGGCGGATACGCCAGCCGCCCACCAGGTGACCATCGTGGGCGCAGGCCCGGTGGGACTGACGACTGCACTGGATCTGGCCCGCCGAGGGGTGCGCGTGCTGGTGCTGGATGACGATTGCCGGCTGTCCACTGGCTCGCGCGCCATCTGTTTCGCCAAACGCACGCTGGAAGTCTGGGATCGCCTGGGGGTGGGCCAGCGCATGGTCGACAAGGGCGTGTCGTGGAATGTGGGCAAGGTGTTCTTTCGCGAAGGCGAGGTGTGGCGCTTTGATCTGCTGCCGGAAAGCGGCCATCAACGTCCGGCTTTCATTAATTTGCAGCAGTACTATGCCGAAGGCTATCTGCTAGAGGCCGTGCAGGCCGAGCCGAATATCGAGCTGCGCTGGAAGAACAAGGTGGCCGGCGTAGAGTCCGGCGACGACGGCGTGTTGCTCGCCATCGAAACGCCCGATGGCCCTTATGCTTTGCGCACGCAGTGGCTGATCGCCTGCGACGGCGCCCGTTCGCCGATACGCCGCCTGCTGGGTCTGGAGGCCCACGGCCGCATATTCAAAGACCGCTTTCTGATCGCCGACGTGAAGATGACGGCGCCCTTCCCTGCGGAACGCTGGTTCTGGTTCGATCCGCCCTTTCATCCCAACCAATCCGTGCTGCTGCATCGCCAGCCCGACGACGTCTGGCGCATCGATTTCCAACTAGGCTGGAACGCCGACCCCGTCGAAGCCGTGAAACCCGCCAATGTGCTGCCGCGCATCCGCGCCCTGCTTGGCGCGGACACGCCCTTCGAGTTGGAGTGGGTCAGCGTCTATACCTTTGCCTGCGAACGCATGGAACGCTTCCGTCACGGCCGGGTCGTGTTCGCGGGCGATGCAGCGCATCGCGTGTCGCCGTTTGGCGCACGCGGGGCCAATAGCGGCGTGCAAGATGCGGACAATCTCGCCTGGAAGCTGCATCGGGTGCTCGACGGCCGCTCGCCCGAGTCCCTGATCGACAGCTATGCCAGCGAGCGTGAGTACGCCGCCGATGAGAACATCCTGAATTCCTCGCGTTCGACCGACTTCATCACCCCCAAAAGTGAAGTCAGCAAGAATTTCCGCAATGCCGTGCTGAACCTGGCCCGCGATCACGCGTTTGCCCGCAAGCTGGTCAATAGCGGCCGGCTGTCTTTGCCGGCCTGCTATGAGAACTCAGCCTTGAATACGGCCGACGAACATCGGTTCGCGGGCGCGATGCGGCCGGGCAGCGTGGCCGCCGACGCGCCCGTGGAAAGCGACGATGCGCGTCAATGGTGGTTGCAGATGCTGGATGGCGATTTCACGCTGGCGCTGTTTGCCGGCGAACAGGCGCCCGAGACCGAGACGCTCGAGGCCTTGGCGGGCCTGGCCGATCTGCTGCTGGTGCGTCCGGCCGGCGCGGCATGGACGGCGCCCGAGGGCACGCGCTGCGTGACGGACAAGGAAGGCCTGCTGGCCGCCCGTTATGACGCCCGGCCCGGCACCTGCTATCTGATCCGCCCTGACCAGCACATCGCCGCCCGGCGCCGCGATACCGATATCACCGCGCTGCGTGCCGCCCTGGCGCGTGCCTGCGGCCAGCATTGA